The following coding sequences lie in one Yoonia sp. G8-12 genomic window:
- a CDS encoding CBS domain-containing protein gives MLVSQMLKSKPETGVISVTPTSSVADAAKLLSEHRIGTVVVSSDGTALDGILSERDIVRELGKRGAACLSDPVSALMTAKLTTCSLSDSALEVLEMMTAGRFRHLPVMDEGRMVGLISIGDAVKGRLSQLSMEKASLEGMIMGH, from the coding sequence ATGTTAGTTTCCCAAATGTTGAAATCGAAGCCCGAGACTGGTGTGATTTCGGTGACGCCCACGTCCTCGGTTGCGGATGCGGCAAAGCTTTTGTCGGAACATCGCATCGGGACCGTGGTTGTGTCTTCGGATGGCACGGCGTTGGATGGTATCCTGTCCGAGCGTGATATCGTGCGCGAATTGGGCAAACGGGGTGCGGCGTGTCTGAGCGATCCTGTCAGCGCCTTGATGACGGCCAAGCTGACCACATGTAGCCTGTCTGACTCGGCATTGGAGGTGTTGGAGATGATGACAGCGGGACGTTTCCGGCACCTACCTGTGATGGACGAGGGCCGCATGGTCGGGCTCATTTCCATCGGGGATGCCGTAAAGGGCCGTTTGTCGCAGCTGTCGATGGAAAAAGCATCCCTTGAAGGTATGATCATGGGCCACTAA
- the coaD gene encoding pantetheine-phosphate adenylyltransferase — protein MRVGLYPGTFDPVTHGHIDIISRACSLVDRLVIGVAINRDKGPLFTLEERVAMIEAEVAPLRAATGCEIEAHPFENLLIDCARDVGAGVIIRGLRAVADFEYEYQMVGMNRVLDNSIETVFLMAEAQHQAIASKLVKEIARLGGDVSKFVTPAVNTALKERFGG, from the coding sequence ATGCGCGTCGGACTTTATCCCGGGACATTTGATCCGGTCACGCATGGCCATATTGATATTATCAGCCGGGCCTGTTCGCTGGTGGATCGTCTTGTCATTGGTGTGGCAATCAATCGTGACAAGGGGCCTTTGTTCACCTTGGAAGAACGGGTGGCAATGATCGAGGCAGAAGTGGCCCCCTTGCGGGCTGCGACAGGGTGCGAGATTGAGGCCCATCCTTTTGAAAACCTGCTGATTGATTGCGCGCGTGATGTAGGGGCCGGTGTGATCATCCGTGGCCTGCGCGCGGTTGCAGATTTTGAATATGAATATCAGATGGTTGGCATGAACCGGGTGCTGGATAATTCAATCGAGACCGTCTTTTTGATGGCCGAGGCCCAGCATCAGGCGATTGCGTCCAAACTGGTTAAAGAGATCGCGCGCCTTGGGGGGGATGTGTCGAAATTCGTGACACCCGCCGTCAATACCGCGCTGAAAGAGCGGTTTGGCGGTTGA